One Calliopsis andreniformis isolate RMS-2024a chromosome 9, iyCalAndr_principal, whole genome shotgun sequence genomic window carries:
- the LOC143183108 gene encoding uncharacterized protein LOC143183108 isoform X2: MLTQIEGDRLGSCTEEEHQQRQHYQQHSRNDAETQYESTNPWNVNGNKGNRRRRSYRKDNSKECTICLNAIKQGDQTTMLRCEHIFHKSCIQQWAAYEKSCPNCRNPF, from the exons ATGTTGACGCAGATTGAAGGGGATCGTTTGGGAAGCTG TACAGAAGAGGAACACCAGCAAAGGCAACATTACCAGCAACACTCTAGGAATGACGCTGAGACTCAATATGAATCTACGAATCCATGGAATGTAAACGG CAACAAAGGCAATAGGAGGCGGAGATCCTACAGAAAAGATAACAGTAAAGAGTGCACAATATGTTTAAATGCGATAAAACAAGGGGACCAAACCACAATGTTACGTTGTGAACATATATTTCATAAAAGCTGTATTCAACAATGGGCAGCCTATGAG AAATCATGCCCAAATTGCAGAAATCCATTTTGA
- the LOC143183108 gene encoding uncharacterized protein LOC143183108 isoform X1 has translation MAYPGIAAFMIGITIAAALYYMFSSTEEEHQQRQHYQQHSRNDAETQYESTNPWNVNGNKGNRRRRSYRKDNSKECTICLNAIKQGDQTTMLRCEHIFHKSCIQQWAAYEKSCPNCRNPF, from the exons AtggcatacccaggcatagcagcaTTTATGATTGGTATTACCATAGCTGCTGCTTTATATTATATGTTCTCTAGTACAGAAGAGGAACACCAGCAAAGGCAACATTACCAGCAACACTCTAGGAATGACGCTGAGACTCAATATGAATCTACGAATCCATGGAATGTAAACGG CAACAAAGGCAATAGGAGGCGGAGATCCTACAGAAAAGATAACAGTAAAGAGTGCACAATATGTTTAAATGCGATAAAACAAGGGGACCAAACCACAATGTTACGTTGTGAACATATATTTCATAAAAGCTGTATTCAACAATGGGCAGCCTATGAG AAATCATGCCCAAATTGCAGAAATCCATTTTGA
- the LOC143183107 gene encoding hepatic leukemia factor — protein MVTRRLLSSNGVTSVQRRPRSEKKPIPDDQKDEKYYERRKRNNQAAKKSRDARKIREDHIALRATMLEHENAILRAQIITLREEAQSLRHMLIKQQAPSLQSIERSISSITPVTLSPPHSTAPLDCQI, from the exons ATGGTAACTCGACGTCTTCTGAGCTCGAATGGTGTTACGAGTGTGCAGCGACGGCCTAGAAGCGAGAAAAAACCGATTCCAGATGATCAGAAAGACGAGAAATATTACGAGAGACGTAAACGTAATAACCAAGCAGCAAAAAAATCGCGAGATGCTCGTAAGATTCGAGAGGACCAT ATCGCGTTACGAGCGACTATGTTAGAACACGAGAATGCGATTTTGAGGGCGCAAATAATAACGCTTCGGGAGGAAGCACAGTCTCTTCGACACATGTTAATTAAGCAACAAGCACCATCCTTGCAATCTATCGAGCGTTCGATCTCGTCGATAACACCTGTTACGTTATCACCCCCACATTCTACAGCACCCTTAGATTGTCAAATTTGA
- the LOC143184019 gene encoding cytoplasmic dynein 2 intermediate chain 1 isoform X2 has product MSHKGAIKKVLVTKDASNVKPKSKSSSTKEVESSEKLDLKSRKKFQSIEQTGEGDKYSRLMQSAQSNKNNMKGSGRPSQTRTVRESSSSTSKTSINVPKATTKSILTSKMPSDSVRKSSSSTAVKSSKSTGRIQSGYSEKRGLSTIFVPQSTTSKLTTKSNSKHNVSPLRNEQKPKTSISTVDNSNSKTNARQRKLSRTLSPSEIRMLHSAANRSSSVQRIDQNRKAQAEKDQMDNQYDYEDDFEDYESDFQECTDSETSEISEETNSSHSNMLQNPIELQSEKQVLRKVVNSAEQQKEEEHMHDSGHYELAEARRRAARVELLANDPKLSSLLELKQPINKAYSEDRLSENKSLPLSTDEGFEDSRSGDFTKSPPLSQISFIDFRKTKENKKPKKSKKSLSRGEELLKMIKLDMMEWSLLECSPIPYEEFIRNYGKLNAQQMSTQTGEDNIEVETQTDKIVFSNKWTQFPITCRSSLRTKEELDLFRMDQIGVGGDDDIENMNSILPPCFDALRLSDFVNRAGRVMLSLLEERRSGGNVFKNEEQVPFSDGVVKLSIDSVTFLAGRAVTLVHYSEVINKVLVTIHSPAEEEIETSNQQDYITDCCIGCVWNISEPSMPMKLFYSTCPITACCFHLTNYNVVFAGLEDGSISLWDLKEDEMWHKKITDKANELNWIIRMPTYTTAANMEIDNHNSQIVAIRILSKIEEKSSEWHSNKFVPIQICSLNEKGCLIIWSVLHSMGINVDDLGLSCWGSVRLVKSQELLLQFDNKKKINTAAFIDMHVDCVDSNNFYIATNSSSILHATRIGNKAHPAMYSKFDTSPCGNVTSMETCPFEHSFFLVGCDDGTIRLHSLSIEKPIFQLKDENNAQSIKSVQWSQSKPFTIFVLDNNSRIHVWDLSNSDIYPSCTVNMQKSGHINSMQLSSCKTEQDMSHQYLAVGTESGNVEIYKLKTNFYYSKKEEYLQELNTFMRYIAIL; this is encoded by the exons ATGTCTCATAAG GGAGCAATAAAAAAAGTTCTAGTTACTAAGGATGCATCAAATGTTAAACCTAAATCAAAAAGTTCATCTACCAAAGAAGTGGAAAGTTCTGAAAAATTGGACTTGAAATCAAGGAAAAAATTTCAGAGTATAGAACAAACAGGAGAGGGTGATAAATACTCAAGATTAATGCAATCTGCACAATCAAACAAAAATAATATGAAGGGATCAGGTAGACCATCTCAAACCAGAACTGTTAGAGAAAGTTCATCTTCAACATCTAAAACAAGTATCAATGTTCCTAAAGCAACTACGAAAAGTATTTTAACATCTAAAATGCCATCTGATTCTGTCAGAAAATCGAGTAGTAGTACTGCAGTAAAAAGTAGTAAATCTACTGGTAGAATTCAAAGTGGATATTCAGAAAAAAGGGGACTAAGTACAATATTTGTGCCTCAGTCAACCACAAGTAAACTTACTACAAAATCTAATAGTAAGCATAATGTCTCTCCATTGAGAAATGAACAGAAACCAAAAACAAGCATAAGTACAGTTGATAACAGTAACTCAAAAACAAATGCCAGGCAACGTAAATTATCCAGAACATTAAGTCCAAGTGAAATTAGAATGTTGCACTCTGCTGCAAACAGATCAAGTTCTGTACAAAGGATAGATCAGAATAGAAAGGCTCAAGCAGAGAAGGATCAAATGGATAATCAATATGATTATGAAGATGACTTTGAG GATTATGAATCTGATTTTCAAGAGTGTACAGACAGTGAAACATCTGAAATTAGTGAAGAAACAAATAGCAGTCACAGTAATATGTTACAGAATCCCATTGAATTACAAAGTGAAAAACAAGTACTG CGCAAAGTTGTGAACAGTGCTGAACAGCAAAAGGAAGAAGAACACATGCATGATTCTGGGCACTATGAACTTGCAGAAGCTAGGAGAAGGGCAGCAAGAGTAGAATTACTTGCAAATGATCCAAAATTATCTTCTCTTCTTGAATTAAAGCAACCAATTAACAAAGCATATAG TGAGGATAGATTATCAGAAAATAAATCGCTACCGTTATCTACTGACGAAGGCTTCGAAGATAGTCGTTCTGGTGATTTTACAAAATCACCACCACTCTCACAAATTTCATTCATTGATTTTCGTAAgactaaagaaaataaaaaaccaaag AAATCCAAGAAAAGTTTAAGCAGGGGTGAAGAGCtattaaaaatgataaaattagACATGATGGAGTGGTCTCTTCTTGAATGCTCACCTATTCCTTATGAAGAATTTATTAGAAATTATGGAAAGCTAAATGCTCAACAA ATGTCTACGCAAACTGGTGAAGATAACATTGAGGTAGAAACACAAACAGACAAAATAGTATTTAGCAATAAATGGACTCAGTTTCCTATAACTTGTAGAAGTAGTTTGCGAACTAAAGAAGAGTTAGACTTGTTTAGAATG GATCAAATTGGTGTTGGCGGTGATGATGACATAGAAAATATGAATTCCATACTGCCACCATGTTTTGATGCATTACGATTAAGCGATTTTGTAAATCGCGCAGGGAGAGTCATGTTATCATTATTGGAAGAACGAAGATCTGGTGGAAATGTTTTCAAAAATGAAGAGCAAGTACCATTTAGTGACGGTGTTGTTAAACTTTCCATAGATTCGGTAACATTTTTGGCTGGTAGAGCAGTGACGTTAGTTCATTACTCAGAGGTGATAAATAAAGTCCTTGTGACTATTCATTCTCCAGCTGAAGAG gAAATTGAAACATCCAATCAACAAGATTATATCACTGATTGCTGTATTGGATGTGTGTGGAAtatttctgaaccctcaatgcctatgaaattattttattcaaCCTGTCCAATTACTGCATGTTGTTTTCATTTAACAAATTACAATGTGGTATTTGCGGGTCTAGAAGATGG GTCGATAAGTCTTTGGGATTTAAAGGAAGATGAAATGTGGCATAAAAAAATAACTGACAAAGCTAACGAGTTAAATTGGATAATACGAATGCCAACTTATACAACTGCAGCAAATATGGAAATTGATAATCACAATTCACAAATTGTTGCAATACGTATATTATCTAAAATTGAAGAGAAATCGTCAGAATGGCATAGTAATAAATTTGTACCGATACAA ATATGTAGCTTAAATGAAAAAGGTTGTCTTATTATATGGAGCGTTTTACACAGCATGGGAATaaatgttgatgacttagggctgtcATGTTGGGGTAGTGTAAGGCTTGTAAAAAGTCAAGAACTCCTTTTACAATTTGATAATAAGAAGAA GATCAATACAGCTGCGTTTATTGATATGCATGTGGATTGTGTTGACagtaataatttttatattgcCACTAACAGTAGCAGTATTTTGCATGCTACTCGCATTGGTAACAAAGCTCATCCTGCTATGTACAGTAAATTTGATACTA GTCCTTGTGGAAACGTAACTAGCATGGAAACGTGTCCATTCGAACATTCCTTCTTTTTG GTTGGTTGTGACGATGGAACGATTCGATTAcactcgttgagtattgagaaaccaATTTTTCAATTAAAAGATGAAAACAATGCACAGAGTATTAAATCAGTGCAATGGTCGCAATCGAAACCATTTACAATCTTTGTATTGGACAATAACTCACG CATACATGTATGGGATTTAAGTAACAGCGATATTTATCCATCCTGTACAGTAAATATGCAAAAAAGTGGTCACATAAATAGCATGCAATTATCGTCTTGCAAAACCGAGCAAGATATGTCTCATCAGTATTTA GCCGTGGGAACAGAATCCGGAAACGTAGAGATATACAAACTAAAGACAAACTTTTATTATTCTAAAAAAGAGGAGTATTTGCAAGAGCTAAATACTTTTATGCGATATATTGCGATTTTGTAA
- the LOC143184019 gene encoding cytoplasmic dynein 2 intermediate chain 1 isoform X1 codes for MSHKGAIKKVLVTKDASNVKPKSKSSSTKEVESSEKLDLKSRKKFQSIEQTGEGDKYSRLMQSAQSNKNNMKGSGRPSQTRTVRESSSSTSKTSINVPKATTKSILTSKMPSDSVRKSSSSTAVKSSKSTGRIQSGYSEKRGLSTIFVPQSTTSKLTTKSNSKHNVSPLRNEQKPKTSISTVDNSNSKTNARQRKLSRTLSPSEIRMLHSAANRSSSVQRIDQNRKAQAEKDQMDNQYDYEDDFEDYESDFQECTDSETSEISEETNSSHSNMLQNPIELQSEKQVLRKVVNSAEQQKEEEHMHDSGHYELAEARRRAARVELLANDPKLSSLLELKQPINKAYSEDRLSENKSLPLSTDEGFEDSRSGDFTKSPPLSQISFIDFRKTKENKKPKKSKKSLSRGEELLKMIKLDMMEWSLLECSPIPYEEFIRNYGKLNAQQMSTQTGEDNIEVETQTDKIVFSNKWTQFPITCRSSLRTKEELDLFRMDQIGVGGDDDIENMNSILPPCFDALRLSDFVNRAGRVMLSLLEERRSGGNVFKNEEQVPFSDGVVKLSIDSVTFLAGRAVTLVHYSEVINKVLVTIHSPAEEEIETSNQQDYITDCCIGCVWNISEPSMPMKLFYSTCPITACCFHLTNYNVVFAGLEDGSISLWDLKEDEMWHKKITDKANELNWIIRMPTYTTAANMEIDNHNSQIVAIRILSKIEEKSSEWHSNKFVPIQICSLNEKGCLIIWSVLHSMGINVDDLGLSCWGSVRLVKSQELLLQFDNKKKRINTAAFIDMHVDCVDSNNFYIATNSSSILHATRIGNKAHPAMYSKFDTSPCGNVTSMETCPFEHSFFLVGCDDGTIRLHSLSIEKPIFQLKDENNAQSIKSVQWSQSKPFTIFVLDNNSRIHVWDLSNSDIYPSCTVNMQKSGHINSMQLSSCKTEQDMSHQYLAVGTESGNVEIYKLKTNFYYSKKEEYLQELNTFMRYIAIL; via the exons ATGTCTCATAAG GGAGCAATAAAAAAAGTTCTAGTTACTAAGGATGCATCAAATGTTAAACCTAAATCAAAAAGTTCATCTACCAAAGAAGTGGAAAGTTCTGAAAAATTGGACTTGAAATCAAGGAAAAAATTTCAGAGTATAGAACAAACAGGAGAGGGTGATAAATACTCAAGATTAATGCAATCTGCACAATCAAACAAAAATAATATGAAGGGATCAGGTAGACCATCTCAAACCAGAACTGTTAGAGAAAGTTCATCTTCAACATCTAAAACAAGTATCAATGTTCCTAAAGCAACTACGAAAAGTATTTTAACATCTAAAATGCCATCTGATTCTGTCAGAAAATCGAGTAGTAGTACTGCAGTAAAAAGTAGTAAATCTACTGGTAGAATTCAAAGTGGATATTCAGAAAAAAGGGGACTAAGTACAATATTTGTGCCTCAGTCAACCACAAGTAAACTTACTACAAAATCTAATAGTAAGCATAATGTCTCTCCATTGAGAAATGAACAGAAACCAAAAACAAGCATAAGTACAGTTGATAACAGTAACTCAAAAACAAATGCCAGGCAACGTAAATTATCCAGAACATTAAGTCCAAGTGAAATTAGAATGTTGCACTCTGCTGCAAACAGATCAAGTTCTGTACAAAGGATAGATCAGAATAGAAAGGCTCAAGCAGAGAAGGATCAAATGGATAATCAATATGATTATGAAGATGACTTTGAG GATTATGAATCTGATTTTCAAGAGTGTACAGACAGTGAAACATCTGAAATTAGTGAAGAAACAAATAGCAGTCACAGTAATATGTTACAGAATCCCATTGAATTACAAAGTGAAAAACAAGTACTG CGCAAAGTTGTGAACAGTGCTGAACAGCAAAAGGAAGAAGAACACATGCATGATTCTGGGCACTATGAACTTGCAGAAGCTAGGAGAAGGGCAGCAAGAGTAGAATTACTTGCAAATGATCCAAAATTATCTTCTCTTCTTGAATTAAAGCAACCAATTAACAAAGCATATAG TGAGGATAGATTATCAGAAAATAAATCGCTACCGTTATCTACTGACGAAGGCTTCGAAGATAGTCGTTCTGGTGATTTTACAAAATCACCACCACTCTCACAAATTTCATTCATTGATTTTCGTAAgactaaagaaaataaaaaaccaaag AAATCCAAGAAAAGTTTAAGCAGGGGTGAAGAGCtattaaaaatgataaaattagACATGATGGAGTGGTCTCTTCTTGAATGCTCACCTATTCCTTATGAAGAATTTATTAGAAATTATGGAAAGCTAAATGCTCAACAA ATGTCTACGCAAACTGGTGAAGATAACATTGAGGTAGAAACACAAACAGACAAAATAGTATTTAGCAATAAATGGACTCAGTTTCCTATAACTTGTAGAAGTAGTTTGCGAACTAAAGAAGAGTTAGACTTGTTTAGAATG GATCAAATTGGTGTTGGCGGTGATGATGACATAGAAAATATGAATTCCATACTGCCACCATGTTTTGATGCATTACGATTAAGCGATTTTGTAAATCGCGCAGGGAGAGTCATGTTATCATTATTGGAAGAACGAAGATCTGGTGGAAATGTTTTCAAAAATGAAGAGCAAGTACCATTTAGTGACGGTGTTGTTAAACTTTCCATAGATTCGGTAACATTTTTGGCTGGTAGAGCAGTGACGTTAGTTCATTACTCAGAGGTGATAAATAAAGTCCTTGTGACTATTCATTCTCCAGCTGAAGAG gAAATTGAAACATCCAATCAACAAGATTATATCACTGATTGCTGTATTGGATGTGTGTGGAAtatttctgaaccctcaatgcctatgaaattattttattcaaCCTGTCCAATTACTGCATGTTGTTTTCATTTAACAAATTACAATGTGGTATTTGCGGGTCTAGAAGATGG GTCGATAAGTCTTTGGGATTTAAAGGAAGATGAAATGTGGCATAAAAAAATAACTGACAAAGCTAACGAGTTAAATTGGATAATACGAATGCCAACTTATACAACTGCAGCAAATATGGAAATTGATAATCACAATTCACAAATTGTTGCAATACGTATATTATCTAAAATTGAAGAGAAATCGTCAGAATGGCATAGTAATAAATTTGTACCGATACAA ATATGTAGCTTAAATGAAAAAGGTTGTCTTATTATATGGAGCGTTTTACACAGCATGGGAATaaatgttgatgacttagggctgtcATGTTGGGGTAGTGTAAGGCTTGTAAAAAGTCAAGAACTCCTTTTACAATTTGATAATAAGAAGAA AAGGATCAATACAGCTGCGTTTATTGATATGCATGTGGATTGTGTTGACagtaataatttttatattgcCACTAACAGTAGCAGTATTTTGCATGCTACTCGCATTGGTAACAAAGCTCATCCTGCTATGTACAGTAAATTTGATACTA GTCCTTGTGGAAACGTAACTAGCATGGAAACGTGTCCATTCGAACATTCCTTCTTTTTG GTTGGTTGTGACGATGGAACGATTCGATTAcactcgttgagtattgagaaaccaATTTTTCAATTAAAAGATGAAAACAATGCACAGAGTATTAAATCAGTGCAATGGTCGCAATCGAAACCATTTACAATCTTTGTATTGGACAATAACTCACG CATACATGTATGGGATTTAAGTAACAGCGATATTTATCCATCCTGTACAGTAAATATGCAAAAAAGTGGTCACATAAATAGCATGCAATTATCGTCTTGCAAAACCGAGCAAGATATGTCTCATCAGTATTTA GCCGTGGGAACAGAATCCGGAAACGTAGAGATATACAAACTAAAGACAAACTTTTATTATTCTAAAAAAGAGGAGTATTTGCAAGAGCTAAATACTTTTATGCGATATATTGCGATTTTGTAA
- the LOC143184026 gene encoding isoaspartyl peptidase/L-asparaginase gives MCDYCSWIDQILARIKVETTEPLKKKPRVHVDPVVVVHGGAGRIPQKEREQMLLEVKNAAIEAYRDLINGKRAVDAVEKAISHMESKPYFNCARGGALDVNDEVVMDAGIVTKDNAGFVGGVRDIEHPITLARKVLEKTEHVLIVENGAQKFALDNGIEILPPGSLNVYESTISQRSDEESMFECVSSCSGEGEWNEDEWKNNIEDGRKKECRSDCVVVRSEEGEAFPYCVMSISDLDEPTVLQVSFITFYAYLNEISTKP, from the exons ATGTGCGATTATTGCTCTTGGATCGACCAAATCTTAGCAAGGATCAAAGTTGAAACTACAGAACCGCTAAAAAAGAAACCACGAGTGCATGTAGATCCAGTCGTAGTAGTTCACGGAGGTGCAGGAAGAATTCCACAAAAAGAACGTGAACAAATGCTTCTCGAG GTTAAAAATGCAGCCATCGAGGCATATAGAGATCTCATCAATGGCAAACGGGCAGTGGATGCGGTTGAAAAGGCGATTTCTCATATGGAAAGTAAGCCATACTTTAATTGCGCCAGGGGAGGTGCTTTGGACGTTAACGATGAAGTCGTTATGGACGCTGGTATTGTGACCAAAGATAATGCAGGATTTGTGGGTGGCGTTCGCGACATAGAACATCCTATAACTTTAG CAAGGAAGGTATTAGAAAAGACAGAGCACGTGTTAATCGTCGAAAACGGCGCGCAGAAGTTTGCTTTAGATAACGGCATTGAAATTTTGCCACCCGGTAGTTTAAATGTGTACGAATCCACGATATCACAGCGGTCGGACGAAGAAAGCATGTTCGAGTGTGTGTCTAGTTGCTCGGGCGAAGGAGAATGGAATGAAGATGAATGGAAAAATAACATCGAAGATGGAAGGAAGAAAGAGTGTAGATCAGACTGTGTCGTGGTAAGGTCTGAAGAAGGAGAAGCTTTCCCTTATTGCGTGATGTCAATCTCGGATTTGGATGAACCGACTGTTTTACAGGTTtcctttattacattttatgcataTTTGAACGAAATTTCTACAAAACCTTAA